In one window of Miscanthus floridulus cultivar M001 chromosome 12, ASM1932011v1, whole genome shotgun sequence DNA:
- the LOC136496281 gene encoding lysine-rich arabinogalactan protein 19-like — protein MTAAPSSTPAEPELASTAAPPSSPRPRAGVLECAGRPPPPSASGCSSGVPQPHGTDVATAGTSSIGAPPPHPPPEPAVDAPRPCAEDPPPAPNPVPAQTGSPAGAVPAGSA, from the coding sequence ATGACAGCCGCCCCATCCTCGACACCGGCTGAGCCAGAACTTGCCTCCACGGCCGCGCCACCCTCCTCTCCTCGCCCACGCGCGGGTGTGCTCGAGTGCGCCGGGCGACCGCCGCCGCCATCCGCGTCGGGCTGCTCCTCCGGCGTCCCGCAGCCACATGGGACGGACGTCGCCACCGCGGGAACCTCATCCATCGGCGCCCCACCGCCCCATCCACCGCCTGAGCCAGCCGTGGACGCCCCAAGGCCGTGCGCGGAGGATCCGCCACCTGCGCCGAACCCCGTGCCGGCCCAAACGGGTTCCCCCGCCGGTGCTGTGCCCGCGGGCTCCGCGTAG